One genomic window of Burkholderia diffusa includes the following:
- a CDS encoding MFS transporter: MPIPLLALAISAFAIGTTEFIIMGLLPEVAHDLAVSLPSAGLLVTGYALGVAVGAPLLAVLTSRMPRKAALQLLMAIFIVGNVLCATASGYAMLMVARVVTSFAHGSFFGIGAVVAASLVPADKRASAIALMFTGLTLSNVLGVPFGTFVGQLLGWRASFWIVAALGVLSLGGVALLVPNRHDSGPVGLGHEVRVLKEPQVWLALLMTVLGFGGVFVVFTYIAPILETVTGYSPRAVALILVLFGAGLTVGNTLGGRLADRALMPSLIAILVALMAVMAVFAKTSHLPVAAAVTVFVWGIAAFATVPPLQARVVEKAASAPHLASTLNIGAFNVGNAGGAWLGGLALTHGFALDALPWVAVAVTFAALVVTWLAMRLDARAPARGAAPAAH, translated from the coding sequence ATGCCCATTCCGCTCCTGGCGCTTGCGATCAGCGCCTTCGCCATCGGCACCACTGAATTCATCATCATGGGACTCCTGCCCGAAGTCGCGCACGACCTCGCCGTGTCGCTGCCGTCGGCCGGCCTGCTGGTCACGGGCTATGCGCTCGGCGTCGCGGTCGGCGCGCCGCTGCTCGCGGTGCTCACGAGCCGCATGCCGCGCAAGGCCGCGCTGCAGCTGCTGATGGCGATCTTCATCGTCGGCAACGTGCTGTGCGCGACCGCGTCCGGCTACGCGATGCTGATGGTCGCGCGCGTCGTCACGTCGTTCGCGCACGGCTCGTTCTTCGGCATCGGCGCGGTGGTGGCCGCGTCGCTCGTGCCGGCAGACAAACGCGCGAGCGCGATCGCGCTGATGTTCACCGGCCTCACGCTGTCGAACGTGCTCGGGGTGCCGTTCGGCACGTTCGTCGGCCAGTTGCTCGGCTGGCGCGCGTCGTTCTGGATCGTCGCCGCGCTCGGCGTGCTGTCGCTCGGCGGCGTCGCGTTGCTCGTGCCGAACCGCCACGACAGCGGGCCCGTCGGCCTCGGCCATGAGGTGCGCGTGCTGAAGGAGCCGCAGGTCTGGCTCGCACTTCTGATGACCGTGCTCGGCTTCGGCGGCGTGTTCGTCGTGTTCACGTACATCGCGCCGATCCTCGAAACCGTCACCGGTTATTCGCCGCGTGCGGTCGCATTGATCCTCGTGCTGTTCGGCGCGGGTTTGACGGTCGGCAATACGCTCGGCGGCAGGCTGGCCGACCGCGCGCTGATGCCGTCGCTGATCGCGATCCTGGTCGCGCTGATGGCCGTGATGGCCGTGTTCGCGAAGACGAGCCACCTGCCGGTCGCGGCCGCGGTGACCGTGTTCGTCTGGGGGATCGCCGCGTTCGCGACGGTGCCGCCGCTGCAGGCGCGCGTGGTCGAGAAGGCCGCGAGCGCGCCGCATCTCGCGTCGACGCTGAACATCGGCGCGTTCAACGTCGGCAATGCGGGCGGCGCGTGGCTCGGCGGCCTCGCGCTGACGCACGGCTTCGCGCTCGACGCGTTGCCGTGGGTCGCCGTCGCGGTGACGTTCGCGGCGCTCGTCGTCACGTGGCTCGCGATGCGGCTCGATGCGCGCGCACCGGCGCGCGGTGCGGCACCGGCCGCGCATTGA
- a CDS encoding MIP/aquaporin family protein, which translates to MSPYIAEFIGTAILVLLGNGAVANVLLAKTKGKGADLIVIVMGWAMAVFVAVYVTASFSGAHLNPIVTISLALAGKFAWSKVGGYIAAQMLGGMAGALLVWLAYRQHFAKEVDADLKLAVFCTAPAIRSTTHNVLTEAICTFVLILGVLYLASPQVGLGALDALPVGLLVLGIGISLGGPTGYAMSPARDLSPRLMHALLPIPGKRDSDWRYAWVPVVGPLLGGAAAAGLYLRLHAMA; encoded by the coding sequence ATGTCACCTTATATTGCTGAATTCATCGGCACCGCGATCCTCGTGCTGCTCGGCAACGGCGCGGTCGCGAACGTGCTGCTTGCGAAGACCAAGGGCAAAGGCGCGGACCTCATCGTGATCGTGATGGGCTGGGCGATGGCGGTGTTCGTCGCCGTCTACGTGACCGCGTCGTTCAGCGGCGCGCACCTGAACCCGATCGTCACGATCAGCCTCGCGCTCGCGGGCAAGTTCGCGTGGTCGAAGGTCGGCGGCTACATCGCCGCGCAGATGCTCGGCGGAATGGCCGGCGCGCTGCTCGTGTGGCTCGCGTATCGCCAGCACTTCGCGAAGGAAGTCGACGCCGACCTGAAGCTCGCCGTGTTCTGCACGGCGCCCGCGATCCGCAGCACCACGCACAACGTGCTGACCGAAGCGATCTGCACGTTCGTGCTGATTCTCGGCGTGCTGTATCTCGCGTCGCCGCAGGTCGGCCTCGGCGCGCTCGACGCGCTGCCCGTCGGCCTGCTCGTGCTCGGCATCGGCATCTCGCTCGGCGGCCCGACCGGCTATGCGATGAGCCCGGCGCGCGACCTGTCGCCGCGCCTGATGCATGCGCTGTTGCCGATCCCCGGCAAGCGCGACAGCGATTGGCGCTACGCATGGGTGCCGGTCGTCGGGCCGCTGCTCGGCGGCGCCGCGGCGGCCGGCCTGTATCTGCGTCTGCACGCGATGGCCTGA
- the glpK gene encoding glycerol kinase GlpK: MQDQYILALDQGTTSSRAMLFDRQGNIVSIAQKEFEQIYPQPGWVEHDPQEIWSTQAGVAAEAVTRTGLNGTSIAAIGITNQRETTIVWDRETGQPVYNAIVWQDRRTADFCDSLKKQGLEAKVRAKTGLPIDSYFSATKIRWILDNVPGARDKARQGKLAFGTVDSWLVWNFTKHELHVTDVTNASRTMLFNIHTREWDSELLELLDIPRSMLPEVKASSEIYGHTKTTVFASKIPLAGIAGDQHAALFGQMCTTSGMVKNTYGTGCFLMMNTGDKPIESKNNLVTTIAWQIGDDVQYALEGSIFIAGAVVQWLRDGVGIIKTAAEIEALAASVPHTDGVYLVPAFAGLGAPHWNARARGSVFGVTRGTTSAHLARAALDAIAYQSLDVLAAMEADSGISIGELRVDGGASANNLLMQFQADLLGVDAVRPQITETTALGAAYLAGLAIGYWKNLDEVRSQWQLDRRFSPSMPKEQVERCMAGWQRAVRAAKAWADDTQ, from the coding sequence ATGCAGGATCAGTACATCCTCGCGCTTGACCAGGGCACGACGAGCTCCCGCGCGATGCTGTTCGACCGCCAGGGCAACATCGTATCGATCGCCCAGAAGGAATTCGAACAGATCTACCCGCAACCCGGCTGGGTCGAGCACGACCCGCAGGAAATCTGGTCGACGCAAGCGGGCGTCGCCGCCGAAGCGGTCACGCGCACGGGCCTGAACGGCACGTCGATCGCCGCGATCGGCATCACCAACCAGCGCGAAACGACGATCGTCTGGGATCGCGAGACGGGCCAGCCCGTCTACAACGCGATCGTGTGGCAGGACCGCCGCACCGCCGACTTCTGCGATTCGCTGAAGAAGCAGGGCCTCGAGGCGAAGGTGCGCGCGAAGACCGGCCTGCCGATCGACTCGTACTTCTCCGCGACCAAGATCCGCTGGATCCTCGACAACGTGCCGGGCGCGCGCGACAAGGCGCGCCAGGGCAAGCTCGCCTTCGGCACCGTCGACAGCTGGCTCGTGTGGAACTTCACGAAGCACGAACTGCACGTGACCGACGTGACCAACGCGTCGCGCACGATGCTGTTCAACATTCATACGCGCGAGTGGGACAGCGAGCTGCTCGAGCTGCTCGACATTCCGCGCAGCATGCTGCCGGAAGTGAAGGCGTCGTCGGAAATCTACGGCCATACGAAAACCACGGTGTTCGCGTCGAAGATCCCGCTCGCCGGCATCGCCGGCGACCAGCACGCGGCGCTGTTCGGGCAGATGTGCACGACGTCGGGCATGGTGAAGAACACCTACGGCACCGGCTGCTTCCTGATGATGAACACCGGCGACAAGCCGATCGAGTCGAAGAACAACCTCGTCACGACGATCGCCTGGCAGATCGGCGACGACGTGCAGTACGCGCTTGAAGGCAGCATCTTCATCGCGGGCGCGGTCGTGCAGTGGCTGCGCGACGGCGTCGGCATCATCAAGACGGCCGCCGAGATCGAAGCGCTCGCCGCGAGCGTGCCGCACACCGACGGCGTCTATCTCGTGCCGGCGTTCGCGGGCCTCGGCGCGCCGCACTGGAATGCGCGGGCACGCGGTTCGGTGTTCGGCGTCACGCGCGGCACGACCTCCGCGCACCTTGCGCGCGCGGCGCTCGACGCGATCGCTTACCAGTCGCTCGACGTGCTGGCCGCGATGGAAGCCGACTCCGGCATCAGCATCGGCGAGCTGCGCGTCGACGGCGGCGCGAGCGCGAACAACCTGTTGATGCAGTTCCAGGCCGACCTGCTCGGCGTCGACGCGGTGCGTCCGCAGATCACCGAGACGACCGCGCTCGGCGCGGCCTATCTCGCGGGCCTCGCGATCGGCTACTGGAAGAACCTCGACGAAGTGCGCAGCCAGTGGCAGCTCGATCGCCGCTTTTCGCCGTCGATGCCGAAGGAGCAGGTCGAACGCTGCATGGCCGGCTGGCAACGCGCGGTGCGCGCCGCCAAGGCGTGGGCCGACGACACGCAGTAA
- the glpD gene encoding glycerol-3-phosphate dehydrogenase, whose amino-acid sequence MTQPNRYDLLVVGGGINGAGIARDAAGRGLSVLLCEQDDLASHTSSSSTKLIHGGLRYLEYNEFGLVRKALQERETLLRAAPHIMWPLRFVMPHMPNLRPAWLIRIGLFLYDHLAKRELLPGSRGIDMRRHAAGAPLIDSIKRGFVYSDGWVDDARLVVLNALDAKERGAEILTRTKLVSAERRGDEWEARLRHADGSIRVVHARAVANAAGPWVGEVLHGALGRGAQHSVRLVKGSHIITRRLFDHDHAYIFQNPDKRIIFAIPYEHDFTLIGTTDVEYTNDPAKVAIDRDETQYLCDSINRYFKRKISPADVHWTYSGVRPLLEDENAANASAVTRDYRLEMDDGAGAPLLSVFGGKITTFRKLAEEAGDLLCRALGRDAKTWTAGAPLPGGDIANAKFDVFADAFAKRHPWLPAALARRYARAYGTRAERVVDGATSLAELGAEIAPGIHDAELRYLRDVEWATCAQDVLWRRSKLGLHAAPGTLDAVTAAVDAWFAAAHAPHA is encoded by the coding sequence GTGACCCAACCGAATCGCTACGATCTGCTCGTCGTCGGCGGCGGCATCAACGGCGCGGGCATCGCGCGCGATGCGGCCGGCCGCGGCCTGTCGGTTTTGCTCTGCGAGCAGGACGACCTCGCGTCGCACACGTCGTCGTCCAGCACGAAGCTGATTCACGGCGGCCTGCGCTACCTCGAATACAACGAATTCGGCCTCGTGCGCAAAGCGCTGCAGGAGCGTGAAACGCTGCTGCGCGCGGCGCCGCACATCATGTGGCCGCTGCGCTTCGTGATGCCGCACATGCCGAACCTGCGGCCGGCCTGGCTGATCCGCATCGGCCTGTTCCTCTACGATCACCTCGCGAAACGCGAACTGCTGCCCGGCTCGCGCGGCATCGACATGCGCCGCCATGCGGCCGGCGCACCGCTCATCGACTCGATCAAGCGCGGCTTCGTGTATTCGGACGGCTGGGTCGACGACGCACGTCTCGTCGTGCTGAATGCGCTCGATGCGAAGGAGCGCGGCGCCGAGATCCTGACGCGCACGAAGCTCGTGTCGGCGGAACGCCGAGGCGACGAATGGGAAGCACGGCTGCGGCACGCGGACGGCTCGATCCGCGTCGTGCATGCGCGCGCGGTCGCGAACGCGGCCGGCCCGTGGGTCGGCGAGGTGCTGCACGGCGCGCTCGGCCGCGGCGCGCAACACAGCGTGCGGCTCGTGAAGGGCAGCCACATCATCACGCGCCGCCTGTTCGATCACGATCACGCATACATCTTCCAGAACCCGGACAAGCGGATCATCTTCGCGATTCCGTACGAGCACGACTTCACGCTGATCGGCACGACCGACGTCGAATACACGAACGATCCCGCGAAGGTCGCGATCGATCGCGACGAGACGCAGTATCTGTGCGATTCGATCAACCGCTACTTCAAGCGCAAGATCTCGCCCGCCGACGTGCACTGGACCTATTCGGGCGTGCGCCCGCTGCTCGAGGACGAAAACGCCGCGAACGCGTCGGCCGTCACGCGCGACTACCGCCTCGAGATGGATGACGGTGCCGGCGCGCCGCTGCTGTCGGTGTTCGGCGGCAAGATCACGACCTTCCGCAAGCTCGCGGAAGAGGCCGGCGACCTGCTGTGCCGCGCGCTCGGCCGCGACGCGAAAACCTGGACGGCCGGCGCGCCGCTGCCCGGCGGCGACATCGCGAACGCGAAGTTCGACGTGTTCGCCGACGCGTTCGCGAAACGCCACCCGTGGCTGCCCGCCGCGCTCGCGCGCCGCTATGCGCGCGCGTACGGCACGCGCGCGGAACGCGTGGTCGACGGCGCGACATCGCTCGCCGAGCTCGGCGCCGAAATCGCGCCGGGCATCCACGACGCCGAACTGCGCTACCTGCGCGACGTCGAATGGGCGACCTGCGCGCAGGACGTGCTGTGGCGCCGCTCGAAGCTCGGGCTGCACGCAGCGCCCGGCACGCTCGACGCGGTGACGGCCGCGGTCGACGCGTGGTTCGCCGCCGCGCACGCGCCGCACGCGTGA
- the miaB gene encoding tRNA (N6-isopentenyl adenosine(37)-C2)-methylthiotransferase MiaB, with the protein MTKKVYVKTFGCQMNEYDSDKMVDVLNAAEGLEKTDTPEDADIILFNTCSVREKAQEKVFSDLGRVRELKEAKPGLLIGVGGCVASQEGASIVSRAPYVDLVFGPQTLHRLPQMIDARRESGRAQVDITFPEIEKFDHLPPARVEGPSAFVSIMEGCSKYCSYCVVPYTRGDEVSRPLDDVLTEVAGLADQGVREVTLLGQNVNAYRGVLTAGSTEIADFATLIEYVADIPGIERIRYTTSHPKEFTQRLIDTYAKVPKLVSHLHLPVQHGSDRILMAMKRGYTVLEYKSVIRKLRAIRPDLSLSTDMIVGFPGETDEDFDKMMALVHEMSYDTSFSFIYSPRPGTPAANLHDDTPREVKLKRLQHLQATIEENVARISQSMVGKVERILVEGPSRKDPNELSGRTENNRVVNFPAPLASHPRLIGQMIDVKINHAYPHSLRGELLLVSDDASAATH; encoded by the coding sequence ATGACCAAGAAAGTTTACGTAAAGACCTTCGGCTGCCAGATGAACGAGTACGACTCGGACAAGATGGTGGACGTGCTCAATGCGGCCGAAGGCCTCGAAAAGACCGATACCCCGGAAGACGCGGACATCATCCTGTTCAACACGTGCTCGGTGCGTGAGAAGGCGCAGGAAAAGGTGTTCTCCGACCTCGGCCGCGTGCGCGAGCTGAAGGAAGCGAAGCCGGGCCTGCTGATCGGCGTCGGCGGCTGCGTCGCCAGCCAGGAAGGTGCGTCGATCGTGTCGCGCGCCCCGTACGTCGACCTCGTGTTCGGCCCGCAGACCTTGCACCGCCTGCCGCAGATGATCGACGCGCGCCGCGAAAGCGGCCGTGCGCAGGTCGACATCACGTTCCCCGAGATCGAGAAGTTCGACCACCTGCCGCCCGCGCGCGTCGAGGGGCCGAGCGCGTTCGTGTCGATCATGGAAGGCTGCTCGAAGTACTGCAGCTACTGCGTCGTGCCGTACACGCGCGGTGACGAAGTATCGCGTCCGCTCGACGACGTGCTGACGGAAGTGGCCGGTCTCGCCGACCAGGGCGTGCGCGAAGTCACGCTGCTCGGCCAGAACGTGAACGCGTATCGCGGCGTGCTGACGGCCGGTTCGACCGAGATCGCCGATTTCGCGACGCTGATCGAATATGTCGCCGACATCCCCGGCATCGAGCGGATCCGCTACACGACGTCGCACCCGAAGGAATTCACGCAGCGCCTGATCGACACCTACGCGAAGGTGCCGAAGCTCGTGAGCCACCTGCACCTGCCGGTCCAGCACGGCTCCGACCGCATCCTGATGGCGATGAAGCGCGGCTACACCGTGCTCGAATACAAGTCGGTGATCCGCAAGCTGCGCGCGATCCGCCCGGACCTGTCGCTGTCGACCGACATGATCGTCGGCTTCCCCGGCGAGACCGACGAAGATTTCGACAAGATGATGGCGCTCGTGCACGAGATGAGCTACGACACCAGCTTCTCGTTCATCTACAGCCCGCGCCCCGGCACGCCGGCCGCGAACCTGCACGACGACACGCCGCGCGAAGTCAAGCTCAAACGCCTGCAACATCTGCAGGCGACCATCGAGGAAAACGTCGCGCGCATCAGCCAGTCGATGGTCGGGAAAGTCGAGCGGATTCTCGTCGAGGGGCCGTCGCGCAAGGATCCGAACGAACTGTCGGGCCGCACCGAGAACAACCGGGTCGTGAATTTCCCGGCGCCGCTCGCGTCGCACCCGCGCCTGATCGGCCAGATGATCGACGTGAAGATCAACCATGCGTACCCGCACTCGCTGCGCGGCGAGCTCCTGCTCGTGAGCGACGACGCGAGCGCGGCCACCCACTGA
- a CDS encoding LysR family transcriptional regulator: protein MDRLGDIRLFVEAAELGSLSAAGRKLNLTPAAASARLAKLEAKIATRLFERSTRQLRLTDEGRLYLNCCRQALQALDDAHALLQEGRNVVAGKVRLSSTSDFGRNQLLDWLDEFTTLHPGVTFSLTASDSSSNLWQDEIDLAIRFAAPPDGALIARRLAANRRVLCAAPSFVERHGVPADPHDLARFPCNVITIASGPMNTWRFTRGDEVQTYTVPVSTAFETNDGGLTREWTLRGHGIALKSLWDIADDVRAGRLRVLLPDWRHQDAPLHALYHGKRYMAPRVRVLLDFLAERFAREEAALDDLLNACR, encoded by the coding sequence ATGGATCGACTGGGCGACATCCGGCTGTTCGTCGAGGCGGCCGAACTGGGCAGCCTGTCCGCCGCGGGGCGCAAGCTGAACCTCACGCCGGCCGCCGCGAGCGCGCGCCTCGCGAAGCTCGAGGCGAAGATCGCGACGCGGTTGTTCGAACGCTCGACGCGGCAGCTGCGCCTCACCGACGAGGGCCGGCTCTACCTGAACTGCTGTCGGCAGGCGCTGCAGGCGCTCGATGACGCGCACGCGCTGCTGCAGGAAGGCCGCAACGTGGTGGCCGGCAAGGTGCGGCTGTCGTCGACGTCCGATTTCGGCCGCAATCAGCTGCTCGACTGGCTCGACGAATTCACCACGCTGCATCCGGGCGTCACGTTCTCGCTGACGGCATCCGATTCGTCGTCGAACCTGTGGCAGGACGAGATCGACCTCGCGATCCGCTTCGCCGCCCCGCCCGACGGCGCGCTGATCGCACGCCGGCTCGCCGCGAACCGGCGCGTGCTGTGCGCGGCGCCGTCGTTCGTCGAGCGCCACGGCGTGCCGGCCGACCCGCATGATCTGGCCCGCTTTCCCTGCAACGTGATCACGATCGCGTCGGGCCCGATGAACACGTGGCGCTTCACGCGCGGCGACGAGGTGCAGACCTACACCGTGCCCGTGTCGACAGCGTTCGAAACCAACGACGGCGGCCTCACCCGCGAATGGACGCTGCGCGGCCACGGCATCGCGCTGAAGTCGCTGTGGGACATCGCCGACGACGTGCGCGCCGGCCGGCTGCGCGTGCTGCTGCCCGACTGGCGGCACCAGGACGCGCCGCTGCATGCCCTCTATCACGGCAAGCGGTACATGGCGCCACGCGTGCGCGTGCTGCTCGACTTCCTCGCCGAACGCTTCGCGCGCGAGGAGGCGGCGCTCGACGACCTGCTGAACGCATGCCGCTGA
- the ribB gene encoding 3,4-dihydroxy-2-butanone-4-phosphate synthase, translated as MSFMSVSSAPADAFADLPLLDSEPVPPRIAAALDALRAGRAVVLQDDHDRENEADLIVAAERITPETMALLIRECSGIVCLCLTDDKVRALELPPMVQTNESRNGTAFTVSIEAREGVHTGVSAADRVTTIRAAIADDAKPYDIVRPGHVFPLRAQPGGVLARRGHTEGTVDLSILAGLKPAGVLCELMNPDGTMTRGDDVEHFARRHGLPMLTIAELVEFRQALAAARERCCEPA; from the coding sequence ATGTCCTTCATGTCCGTTTCGTCGGCACCCGCCGACGCCTTTGCTGATCTCCCGTTGCTCGATTCCGAACCGGTGCCGCCGCGCATCGCCGCCGCGCTCGACGCGTTGCGCGCGGGCCGCGCGGTCGTGTTGCAGGACGACCACGACCGTGAAAACGAGGCCGACCTGATCGTCGCCGCCGAGCGCATCACGCCCGAGACGATGGCGCTCCTGATCCGCGAGTGCAGCGGCATCGTGTGCCTGTGCCTGACCGACGACAAGGTTCGCGCGCTCGAGCTGCCGCCGATGGTGCAGACCAACGAGAGCCGCAACGGCACCGCGTTCACCGTGTCGATCGAGGCGCGCGAAGGCGTGCATACCGGCGTGTCCGCGGCCGACCGCGTGACGACGATCCGCGCTGCGATCGCCGACGATGCGAAGCCGTACGACATCGTGCGGCCTGGCCACGTGTTTCCGTTGCGTGCGCAACCGGGCGGCGTGCTGGCGCGCCGCGGCCACACCGAAGGGACGGTCGACCTGTCGATCCTCGCCGGCCTGAAGCCGGCGGGCGTGCTGTGCGAGCTGATGAATCCGGACGGCACGATGACGCGCGGCGACGACGTCGAGCATTTCGCGCGTCGCCACGGGCTGCCCATGCTGACGATCGCGGAACTGGTCGAGTTCCGGCAGGCGCTGGCAGCTGCCCGCGAGCGCTGCTGCGAACCGGCCTGA
- a CDS encoding HAD family hydrolase → MLDHLICDCDGVLVDSEVIADRVLFETLSATFPHLDFEDAAKSAFGQQTSRFLAGLEAHFGIRMPENFIETVERNIETGLAQSLAPITGVRDALLKVGLPAAVVSNSRLARVRSSLKRASLTEIFGDRVFSSEQVARPKPYPDVYLHAAQTLGVAPARCIVVEDSVSGLNAARAAGMKTIAFVGASHIPDNYADALRAMGITRIMRRMDELPALVAAGLRGEFGDVQS, encoded by the coding sequence ATGCTCGATCACCTTATCTGCGACTGCGACGGCGTCCTCGTCGACAGCGAAGTCATTGCCGACCGCGTGCTGTTCGAAACGCTGTCCGCCACCTTCCCTCACCTCGATTTCGAAGACGCCGCGAAGTCCGCGTTCGGCCAGCAGACGTCGCGCTTTCTCGCCGGGCTCGAAGCGCACTTCGGCATCCGGATGCCCGAGAACTTCATCGAGACCGTCGAGCGCAACATCGAGACCGGCCTCGCCCAATCGCTCGCGCCGATCACCGGCGTGCGCGACGCGCTGTTGAAGGTCGGCCTGCCGGCCGCGGTGGTATCGAACAGCCGGCTCGCGCGCGTGCGCAGCTCGCTGAAGCGCGCGTCGCTCACCGAAATCTTCGGCGATCGCGTGTTCAGCTCCGAGCAGGTCGCGCGACCGAAACCCTACCCGGACGTGTACCTGCACGCCGCGCAGACGCTCGGCGTCGCGCCGGCGCGCTGCATCGTCGTCGAGGACAGCGTGTCGGGCCTGAACGCCGCGCGCGCGGCGGGCATGAAGACGATCGCTTTCGTCGGCGCGAGCCACATCCCCGACAACTACGCGGATGCGCTGCGCGCGATGGGCATCACGCGAATCATGCGAAGGATGGATGAACTGCCGGCGCTCGTCGCGGCCGGCCTGCGCGGCGAATTCGGCGACGTGCAGTCCTGA
- a CDS encoding helix-turn-helix domain-containing protein, protein MSSPLALVRDVSSFESGNAADARTSASLDVLEQVVGVNLARLRAERQLSLDALARLSGVSRAMLAQIESARSVPSIKVLCKIAAALKVSVAAFLRRHAVNGFEHLAAERAARVVSSNGRFSARALYPEGEPAAAEFHELRIAPLHTEPGTRRAPGTTVNLVVSEGTLEVSVHDRRQLLATGDAIVFDADQPYSLRNPGDSEARAFRVTVSPEVPPRWLVPDAAHRPFGRCR, encoded by the coding sequence ATGTCTTCACCCCTGGCGCTGGTGCGCGACGTGTCTTCCTTCGAGTCCGGCAATGCCGCCGACGCGCGGACGTCCGCGTCGCTCGATGTCCTGGAGCAGGTCGTCGGTGTGAATCTCGCGCGCCTGCGCGCCGAGCGGCAGTTGTCGCTCGATGCGCTCGCGCGGCTGTCCGGCGTGTCGCGCGCGATGCTCGCGCAGATCGAATCCGCGCGCAGCGTGCCGTCGATCAAGGTGCTCTGCAAGATCGCCGCGGCGCTGAAGGTATCGGTCGCCGCATTCCTGCGGCGCCACGCGGTGAACGGCTTCGAGCACCTGGCGGCCGAACGCGCGGCGCGCGTCGTCAGCTCGAACGGCCGCTTCTCGGCGCGCGCGCTGTATCCGGAAGGCGAACCTGCCGCGGCCGAATTCCACGAGCTGCGGATCGCGCCGCTGCACACGGAACCCGGCACGCGCCGTGCGCCCGGCACGACGGTCAACCTGGTCGTCAGCGAGGGCACGCTCGAAGTCAGCGTGCACGATCGGCGACAGTTGCTCGCGACCGGCGATGCGATCGTGTTCGACGCCGATCAGCCGTACAGCCTGCGCAATCCCGGCGACAGCGAGGCGCGCGCGTTCCGCGTGACGGTGAGCCCCGAGGTGCCGCCGCGCTGGCTCGTGCCCGACGCCGCGCACCGGCCGTTCGGACGATGCCGTTAG
- a CDS encoding DeoR/GlpR family DNA-binding transcription regulator — protein MTRDPRLTLNARQQELLEWVQRDGFVTVDDLAAHFAVTPQTIRRDVNWLADLNLLRRYHGGASLPTSSENVSYTARQRMFHDEKRRIAALAASHIPDQASLFINLGTTTEEVARALNRHHGLHVITNNLNVASMMSGYPDCEVLITGGIVRPWDKGIVGELAIDFIRQFKVDYAIIGTSAIEADGTLRDFDTREVRVAEAIMQHARTVYLVADHSKVGRPALVRQGHLSQVHALFTDKPLPPEMADAVANAGTQVYVAE, from the coding sequence ATGACCCGAGATCCCCGCCTCACCCTCAACGCGCGCCAGCAGGAACTGCTCGAATGGGTGCAGCGCGACGGCTTCGTGACCGTCGACGATCTCGCCGCCCACTTCGCGGTCACGCCGCAGACGATCCGCCGCGACGTGAACTGGCTCGCCGACCTGAACCTGCTGCGCCGCTACCACGGCGGCGCGAGCCTGCCGACCAGCTCGGAGAACGTGTCGTACACCGCGCGCCAGCGGATGTTCCACGACGAGAAGCGGCGCATTGCGGCGCTCGCCGCGTCGCACATCCCCGACCAGGCATCGCTGTTCATCAATCTCGGCACGACGACCGAGGAAGTCGCCCGCGCGCTGAATCGCCATCACGGCCTGCACGTGATCACGAACAACCTGAACGTCGCGTCGATGATGAGCGGCTACCCCGATTGCGAGGTGCTGATCACGGGCGGCATCGTGCGGCCGTGGGACAAGGGCATCGTCGGCGAACTCGCGATCGACTTCATCCGCCAGTTCAAGGTCGACTACGCGATCATCGGCACGTCGGCGATCGAGGCCGACGGCACGCTGCGCGACTTCGACACGCGCGAGGTGCGCGTGGCGGAGGCGATCATGCAGCATGCGCGCACGGTCTATCTCGTCGCCGATCACTCGAAGGTCGGCCGCCCGGCGCTGGTGCGCCAGGGACACCTGAGCCAGGTGCATGCGCTCTTCACCGACAAGCCGCTGCCACCCGAGATGGCCGACGCGGTGGCGAACGCCGGCACCCAGGTGTACGTCGCGGAATGA